The bacterium genomic interval ACGATCACCTCGAGGCGGCTCGCGCCTGCCCGGAAGAACCGCCCGAAGCCCAATGCGCCGCCCGCCAGCCGGAGCATCTGCACGACGGCGTCCATCTTCTCCCCGACCGTGAAGCGCTCGCCGGCGATCTCGCCGGGGAGGTTGACGGCGCGTTCCAACACCTGCGCAAACGCGGTGAACAGGTCGCGAAGGGTGACGCCTTCGAGCAGGACGTCGCCGTCCGGCTCGCGCGCATCCGCGGGCCGTGCGAACACGCGGCTCTGGAGATCCTCCAGTACCCGAAGCGCCTGGGCGGCATCGCGAAACTGGAGATATTCCGCCATCTGCGCGCCGAGCCGTTCTCCAAGGTCGGAGGCTCCGGTTTCCTCGACGGCGGGGGGCGTATCGGCGGGGGGCGCCTTCGGGACCAGCGTGCGGGCCTTCAAGTCGGTCAAGACCGCGAGATGGACGAGCGTCTCGGACGCGTCGTCCAGGTCGTGGTGGGCGCGGACACGAGCCAAAAACTCCTCGGCGATCTCACGCAGTGGCACCCTCTGCAGATCTACCTGACCGCGATAGGCCAAGCTGACAAGGAGA includes:
- a CDS encoding segregation/condensation protein A; the protein is MVYQVQCAAFEGPLDLLVSLAYRGQVDLQRVPLREIAEEFLARVRAHHDLDDASETLVHLAVLTDLKARTLVPKAPPADTPPAVEETGASDLGERLGAQMAEYLQFRDAAQALRVLEDLQSRVFARPADAREPDGDVLLEGVTLRDLFTAFAQVLERAVNLPGEIAGERFTVGEKMDAVVQMLRLAGGALGFGRFFRAGASRLEVIVTFLALLELIKQRRIRARQAQAFAEIEVMLVVEES